The genomic segment TGGAGAAATTGCGTCCGTTATCTCGTGGGGGAATAACTACTTCTCCGGTGTTATCGATATAGCCCCATTTGCTGTTAATTCTTACCCTCGCTAAACCCTCTTGAAAGCTACAAGCCTCATCAAATTTGGGTTCAATGATCATATTACCCTGAGTATCGATATAACCCCAACTGATACCCAATCGCACCGCGGCTAAACCAGAACGAAAATCAGAAGCTTCGCAAAATTGAGGTTCAATGACTATTTCTCCTGCGGTATTGATATAGCCCCATTTGGATTGAAGCCAATACCATTTATACAACTTAAAAGGTGCTAATCCCTCAGAAAAATCCCCCACATCGTCGAATTGGGGGAGAATTTGGCGGTTACCTTCGGGAGTGATAAAACCCCATTGACGACCAATTTTTACCGCGGCTAAACCTTCTTTTTGGAAATGTCTGGCTTTGTCAAATTGCAAGCTAATAATCATCTTTCCTTCAGGATTGATGTAACCATATTTTTGATCGATTTCCACTAGTCGGGGTAAAAACTTCAGGAGAGTTTGAGGTGAGGTGGTGGTGGGAATTCTAACTCCAGCTAAGTCTCGTAATATTTCTGTTGCTGACTGGTAACGTTTTTTGGTCCCCATCGCCACCATTTTATTAAGAATAGCCTTGAGTTGTGGAGTCATAGGAGTAGTGAGATAATGTTCCCAAGCCCAGTCATTTTCATGGGTATCGAATAACTCCAGGGGCTCTATTTGAGTTAGTAGATGTAGACAAGTTACCCCCAAGCTATAGATATCGCTGGCAAAAATAGCCTTACCCATAGCTTGTTCTGGAGAACTATAGCCGGGAGTACCGATAATTGTGCCAGTTTTAGCTAAAATGGCGTTATTAGCTAACTTAGCCGCGCCAAAATCTACTAAGACTAACTGTCGGTCTAGAGAACGTCGAATAATGTTTTCTGGTTTAATGTCCCGATGAATTACCTGCTGTTGGTGGACAAATTCTAGTACTGGTAAAAGACTTTCGAGAACTTGTTTAATATCATCTTGGTCAAAGGGTCCCTCTTGCGCTAATTCTGCGGCTAAGTTTTGTCCGTCGATAAATTCCTGGACAAGATAGAGGTGTTCTTCTTGAGAAAAGTGGGCTAATAATTGGGGAATTTGGGGATGTTGTCCAAGTTGCTCTAATTGGCGCGCTTCTTGGGCGAAGAGTTCTTTAGCTTTGTCGATTTCTGAACCGGTTAGTAGTTCTGGTAGGAACTGTTTAATGACGCAGGGGGGCTCAGAGGGTAGGTCTTGGGCGAAGGCGAGAAAAGTTCTACCAAATCCTCCCTTTCCTATTAGTTTAACAGCTCGATAGCGTTCTTCAAGTAAGAGTTGAGCCCCACAATGTTGACAAAATCGATTGTTAGAGGGATTGTGAGGCTTTTGGCATTGTGGATTGAGACAATAGCTCATTGAGTTAAAGGCTTTGTGTCGGTCGACGCATTAATAATAGGGCGATCGCACTACTAGGTAGGGCTAGAATTAAAAATACTGGTAGGTTTAACCACTGACTACCCGGGGCGATGTGTGAACCAGATATTTCCAATATAGCTAGTAAAAAGTTGGGGATAGCGATCGCCAATAACAAACCAGCTACGATAATTCGCCAGGGCTTCATAGTTCATATGGGGTAAAGGCTATATCTGAATTATAGCTATTTTTAGCCTCCACTTCTGTTTTCTAGTTTTCTTCGTCTTTCTTTGGCTTCTCTACTAGTTTCACTGCTATTATGTTCTCGTCTATTCCGGTTTTCT from the Gloeocapsa sp. PCC 73106 genome contains:
- a CDS encoding WG repeat-containing protein — translated: MSYCLNPQCQKPHNPSNNRFCQHCGAQLLLEERYRAVKLIGKGGFGRTFLAFAQDLPSEPPCVIKQFLPELLTGSEIDKAKELFAQEARQLEQLGQHPQIPQLLAHFSQEEHLYLVQEFIDGQNLAAELAQEGPFDQDDIKQVLESLLPVLEFVHQQQVIHRDIKPENIIRRSLDRQLVLVDFGAAKLANNAILAKTGTIIGTPGYSSPEQAMGKAIFASDIYSLGVTCLHLLTQIEPLELFDTHENDWAWEHYLTTPMTPQLKAILNKMVAMGTKKRYQSATEILRDLAGVRIPTTTSPQTLLKFLPRLVEIDQKYGYINPEGKMIISLQFDKARHFQKEGLAAVKIGRQWGFITPEGNRQILPQFDDVGDFSEGLAPFKLYKWYWLQSKWGYINTAGEIVIEPQFCEASDFRSGLAAVRLGISWGYIDTQGNMIIEPKFDEACSFQEGLARVRINSKWGYIDNTGEVVIPPRDNGRNFSTELAAVEINRRWGYINSQGILVIQPQYQAALDFSEGLAPVLMETRFLGLLITGEKWGYINKLGIIEIEPQFDWAYSFSEGLAPVKRNNQWGYVNKLGQVIIEPRFDFAAGFIDGLAEVILGGQCRYINKRGNLIY